A window of Zingiber officinale cultivar Zhangliang chromosome 5A, Zo_v1.1, whole genome shotgun sequence contains these coding sequences:
- the LOC121980724 gene encoding heterogeneous nuclear ribonucleoprotein Q-like, whose product MRTRKADADAEKSGDAKKTPPPKRGAAAKAAATPKSTPKSGGRKVGRRQSAGKAATSTPVSVTPDPKLEPEVVESDTSPSPDEKKPEEVTLEEFADVREETSLDQKAAVASPLIDEVAVEELADEKTSPASVAAPLKYELSVEEMADGKGKSSPGDKLSVAASLNAEEAVEVLAVEPEAEKRKEEEEKEKGHTIEVTQLDATDTGDNTYMLSKEDSTVVVVDQQMEEELVQEVELNLDEINEPAGDELAYMEGDARNVTGQGATTALKEEEEPQIEEDERMEISDMVQRRKMKKEQEIFVGGLDRDAIEEDLKVAFEKVGEVVEVRLHKDFATNKNKGFAFIKFANKEQASRALSELKNPIVRGKRCGTAPSEDNDTLFLGNICNTWTKEAIKQKLKDYGVERVEHITLVSDTQNEGLSRGFAFLEFSCHEDAMLAYKRLQKSDVIFGHPDRTAKVAFAEPLREPDPEVMSQVKSVFVDGLPPFWDEDKVKEQFKDFGEIEKVVLARNMSTVKRKDFGFVNFTSHESAVACVEGINDTGLTDGKIKMKVRARLANPLPKTQAVKGGMSGGYRIGYTGFGAYSRFGRGFGRGRFPSFRAGFQGGRGANFHGHGRGGRFSFEADSGLEGSSEFHFRRPFGSRGGRGFPTSGRHDIFRGQGQAFSSRRPFLSVGEFGRPFGGSYVSEDPYLYGDAGHSMKRPFSMTEHDSEYMEYQNRVRPRYDYPDSMHDGARYRDFGMGGFYGHDYYGPNYNDGTYPSYGGAHFGRGYYY is encoded by the exons ATGAGGACGCGAAAAGCCGACGCCGACGCCGAGAAATCTGGAGACGCCAAAAAGACGCCTCCACCGAAGAGAGGTGCTGCCGCCAAAGCAGCAGCGACGCCCAAATCGACCCCGAAATCTGGAGGCAGAAAAGTGGGGAGAAGGCAGTCAGCGGGCAAAGCTGCTACTTCTACCCCGGTTTCTGTGACCCCTGACCCTAAGCTGGAACCTGAAG TGGTGGAGTCGGATACTTCTCCTTCCCCAGATGAGAAGAAACCAGAAGAAGTTACTCTAGAGGAGTTTGCGGATGTAAGGGAGGAAACCTCGTTGGATCAGAAGGCTGCTGTAGCATCTCCTTTGATAGATGAGGTGGCTGTGGAAGAGTTGGCTGATGAAAAAACTTCACCGGCTTCTGTAGCAGCTCCTTTGAAGTATGAGTTGTCTGTGGAAGAAATGGCCGATGGAAAGGGGAAAAGTTCACCGGGCGATAAGCTTTCCGTAGCAGCTTCTTTGAATGCTGAGGAGGCTGTGGAAGTGTTGGCAGTGGAACCTGAAgctgagaagaggaaggaggaagaagaaaaagagaaaggaCACACAATTGAGGTGACACAATTAGATGCAACGGACACAGGGGATAACACTTACATGTTGAGTAAAGAAGATTctactgttgttgttgttgatcaGCAGATGGAGGAGGAACTGGTTCAGGAAGTGGAATTAAATCTGGATGAGATAAATGAGCCTGCTGGAGATGAATTGGCGTACATGGAAGGAGATGCCAGAAACGTGACAGGGCAGGGCGCTACTACTGCactgaaagaggaagaagagcctcAAATTGAGGAGGATGAGCGGATGGAAATCTCTGACATGGTTCAAAGGAGAAAGATGAAAAAAGAGCAGGAGATATTTGTTGGGGGCTTGGACCGTGATGCGATTGAAGAGGATTTAAAAGTGGCTTTTGAGAAGGTCGGAGAAGTTGTAGAAGTCCGTCTTCATAAGGATTTTGCTACTAATAAGAACAAGGGGTTTGCTTTCATAAAGTTTGCCAACAAGGAGCAGGCTAGCCGAGCATTATCTGAATTGAAAAATCCTATT GTACGTGGCAAGCGATGTGGTACTGCACCCAGTGAAGACAATGACACTCTATTTCTAGGGAATATCTGCAACACATGGACAAAAGAAGCT ATCAAGCAAAAACTAAAGGATTATGGAGTGGAAAGAGTCGAGCATATTACTCTTGTTTCGGACACTCAAAATGAGGGACTAAGTCGTGGATTTGCTTTCTTGGAGTTCTCTTGCCATGAGGATGCAATGCTAGCTTATAAACGTTTACAAAAGTCAGATGTTATATTTGGCCATCCTGATAGGACTGCCAAAGTGGCTTTTGCTGAGCCATTACGTGAGCCAGATCCAGAAGTCATGTCTCAA GTTAAATCGGTCTTTGTCGATGGTCTGCCTCCATTTTGGGATGAAGATAAAGTCAAAGAGCAATTTAAAGATTTTGGAGAGATTGAAAAAGTTGTGCTGGCAAGGAATATGTCAACtgtcaaaaggaaagattttggaTTTGTTAATTTTACTTCTCACGAATCGGCTGTTGCTTGTGTTGAAGGTATAAACGACACAGGATTGACTGATGGGAAAATCAAG ATGAAAGTGAGGGCTAGGCTTGCAAATCCATTGCCCAAAACTCAAGCTGTAAAAGGTGGGATGAGTGGTGGCTATCGTATTGGCTACACTGGTTTTGGAGCTTACTCTAGGTTTG GTAGAGGGTTTGGTAGGGGTAGGTTCCCTTCTTTCAGAGCAGGCTTTCAAGGTGGAAGAGGTGCTAACTTTCATGGACATGGTAGGGGAGGAAGGTTTTCCTTTGAAGCTGATAGTGGTTTGGAAGGATCTTCTGAATTCCACTTCAGGAGGCCCTTTGGAAGTCGAG GTGGTAGGGGTTTTCCTACATCAGGAAGACATGATATCTTTAGAGGCCAGGGCCAAGCCTTTTCATCTAGAAGACCATTTCTATCAGTGGGTGAATTTGGCAGACCTTTTGGTGGTAGCTATGTTAGTGAAGACCCTTATTTATATGGAGATGCAGGACATAGTATGAAACGACCATTTTCTATGACG GAACATGATTCTGAGTATATGGAATATCAAAATAGGGTTCGCCCTCGTTATGACTACCCTGATTCAATGCATGATGGAGCTCGTTACAGAG ATTTTGGAATGGGTGGTTTCTATGGACACGATTACTATGGTCCAAAT TACAATGATGGCACGTATCCATCATATGGTGGTGCACACTTTGGGCGTGGTTACTATTACTGA